The candidate division KSB1 bacterium genome contains the following window.
TTCTTGAAATTATCCGTGTACTGCTTGCCCACATGTTTGAGGGATAGCGATGCATTGAATCCTTTGTTTGAATAGTTTATCATGGCGTTTGCAAGAAAATCGGGGAATCCTGCGATCGGGTTGCCATTTAAAACTGTTGGGGAGCCATCGCCGGAAAATACCGTATATTTCTTCAATTCATTATTACTGATGGAAATATTTCC
Protein-coding sequences here:
- a CDS encoding TonB-dependent receptor is translated as GNISISNNELKKYTVFSGDGSPTVLNGNPIAGFPDFLANAMINYSNKGFNASLSLKHVGKQYTDNFKNEENTVDAYTVANGMFGYHFTNRFGLAGLTIQLHLQNIFDTLYITHGEGSSFFPAAERQVFVNTKVEL